Genomic segment of Arctopsyche grandis isolate Sample6627 chromosome 11, ASM5162203v2, whole genome shotgun sequence:
ctctattttttttcgtcttagggcgaaatcacacagggaaaaaCAGCACATCGTGTGCTTGGTTCCCCCCTGTGGGGGGGGGTCtcttatatttcttcaaatatgagatacaccattatcgatcactgacaaacaaggataaatacaaggatacaattttaccaaaaacaccccagggggtgattttgggacggtgtgtgctgggcgttccatgaatatgtgtaAGGCATTCTACATTTTcttcgcatgtttaaaactatctagaaaaaaaaccatgtaccacgttcatcgctgtgtgttttcgcccttataacTACCTGATATATACCTTCACCTTTCGAACGATCAGTCATATACAGAATACAACCTAAGCTACGAAACATATAAACTGTACTCAGTAATGATAAATCTTATATGCAGGTAATTTTAAGCACTCAGACGACGATCAAAGGAGACGTGTATAAAATGATTTCAGACTGCATCGGATTCGGATTGATTCAATCTGAAGGTAAACCGTCAATCAACATCCAAGTTCCGTCAGCAAACCGTGACTAACGAGCGATTACATATTTTAGGCCTCAAGCATAAAACGCACAGAAAGATAATGTCATTGCCTTTGAGAGATCAAGTATTGGAAAAGTACATCGACATATTTGACTCGAAGGGCAGAGAATGTGCGGTGAATCTAGGAAAATATGTAGACGGAGGATACTTCGACGTGGTTGGAGAAGTCGAGAAGACTACGATGGCTGTAGTGTGCGGTATTGTGAATGTTAATTGtgtatcattatcatcatcatcatcattatctacagccactcaccatccactgctggacgaaggcctctccaactcgcttccactcatctgttttgcgcaactctcatccatctcaccccatacattttcctaatttcgtctaccctacccatcttcccagcagtcttccttttacccttttgcattctctcgggtagcattctagcacttcttttgtccacctttcatccattcttctagccatgtggcccgcccattgccatttcaatctctttactctatctactatgtccactaccctcgtcatacttctcacttaTGTATTCCGCTtcttgtctttcctcgttatgccgaggaTACAACGATCCACACTTCTTCGAGTGCATTGAGCTTTGTgcagcatcttggtgttcaatgtccaagtttcacatccatacgtcatcactgacaaaacGCATTAATCGAAGATTTTTTTCtgtaggcagagtggcatttttgatttaaaaacaacatttaaaatgcactccatcctaatttcatacatctCTTTATGTCTTCtcctttactaccggacatcaTTATTTGACctgaatataattaattatttactacttctactatttcatTATGTAATGAAATGCCATCAGGCTTGCAATAACTATTCAACATTAgaattgtttatatacatacatatcaatgtttatttttgtgattgttttatataatgttgttttttatagAAACAATCCTAGGTGTGAAAATGGAAAGTAACAATGCACAAAATGAGCatctaataaaaatcataagcGGGTATACTATATGAAGCAAATTTTAGTTAGAAAATATATTGcatgttattattaatttgtcATTGCAGATTGTACAAATCAATATCGGAGAGAATGTACAAAATATGGATACATCCTTATGTAGCGTTTCGATTCAGCAAGCATTACAAAATTCAAAAAGAAGGcatggaaaattttaataaatttttgaacaatGTCATCGACGAAAGAACAAAAGCCATTCAAATATCAAAGAGTAATAAagacgaaataaaatataatgaattaataagaacgatataaaattttttttttttttttaatcttagaATCGAATCCAGACGAGGTATCATTAGACAGATTGTTGGAAATAAAAGAGGAAAACggcgaaaatatattttcccgcGAAGAAATCAAAGAAGAATTAATTACCCTATTCACAGCTGTACGTAAAGTTCATAATAATAGGCATAGCTTTTAGGCATCTCAAAGGCAGTAAAACATTTTTCCTTGGAAGGGAGAGAGGCCTTATGTATTGtatagttccgattccgattcagATCCCTGTTTTAGTTCTAATtcccaattcctgtttcagttccgattcccgatccctgtttcaattccaattcccgatttttatttcagtccAGATTCCCGATCTCTGTCAAGTTCCGACTCCCGATTCACGATTTCTGTTTtgcaactttattttaaatcatttatcaatttgtttctgaaaccacccgttgaaattttaacagacacaacactagtgttattaacaaaaaaatatgcacattttAATGCAACTTGAATATTCTGATTTTGCTATGcagaagtttattttttaaccgtttgcccgcagcCGTCTTCTGTGGAAGCTTTGCGCAACAAGTCTGTagtgcggctgtcttccatagaatttctgaactttgcacgggattttgagccttatatgcgcctatttcaactgttttaaggttcaaaattggttgaatatattactgagagttgaattccatctattcaatttgcttaaaatgaatatataccagtcaaaattagttttttgtggaaccatactgaaacctcgtttatgtgacgtcacgtctgttgaacaatggcgacggtacgtctcaattgtatgaagaatgattatttgacaattaagccaaaactacgagatatattatgtattttattgtttaaaataaaactttgtgttaattaacatatctggttacttgagtaaatattaaaatctgtatttaaggtcgaaagctcgattgccaaattcgcgaaaaaggtgccgcgaacagggcttgttcgctatatttattgccgcgggcaaatggttaaataataaaacatgttttaagttttttttaatgaaaaatgttgTTTTCAGTCGGAAGACACGACGATGACGGTCACCAGCTTCGTACTTCTCATGCTGGGCATGCACGAAGACGTGCAGCGAAAAGTCTGGCAAGAACAGGTGCAAGTTTTGGGTTCAAATGGGAGTCGGAACGTTCAGATCGAAACGCACCACCTCAAAGACATGAAATATCTCCAAATGGTGATCGAAGAAACGCTCCGACTATTCCCAGTAGCCCCGTTAATAATCAGGAAGGTCATCAAAGACGTGGACATCGGTATATAAATGACAAACCACCACTCTCTCTAATGTCGATCAAAAGTTGACGGCACTTACTATGTACATTGCAGGACCCGTCACATTGAAGAAAGACGTGAACCTAATGATAAACATATACTCAATGCACCGAGACGAAAGCATCTGGTCCGAGCCGAATAAATTCAACCCGTTGAGATTTACTCCCGAAGAGAAATCGAAGCGTAATCCATACTCGTATATTCCATTCAGTGCGGGATTCCGAGGATGCATCGGCAAACCGTTTGCATTCGTCACCTTTGCAAACCGTTTGCATTCGTCAGTGCATCTTGAGCCACATCGTAAGACGATACACCATATTCAGTGATTGGAAGATGGACAATATCGTATTGGAATCGGACATATCGGTACGGTCGACAAACGGATACCGGATTCAAATCAAAGCACGTGAGTAGTGTATGGtgtgaatgtattatatatacctgTTCGACGACCTCGCAATGACCCAACTTGACTTTTCCAGGTGAGTCGAATGTGGATACGATCTCGCCGCCGGTGACCAGGGCGAGACGCTCGATACCTTGAAAGTCGGCGTGTTCGATGGCCATCACACCAGCGTCGGCGAAGAGCTGCTCGGGATAGTTGTAGATCAATTGCCTGCAGGTTAAAAATTTGATACATCACCGATGAGATTTGATATGTCTCTGATTTtgttgaatgtaataaaaaatatatatataaaaagtaccTATTGATGAACAGGTTGCATTTGTGAGCCAGGattttgtttactttttcctTCATCTTTTCCTTTTCGGCGATTTCGAGTTCGGCAATCTTAGCCATGGAGTCGACTTTGATTGTGGAACCGAATACTTTGATCTTGTCCGTGTCCATGGGTGTGTTTGCGATTAAAATATTAGCGTTTTCTACTCTCTGTGGTTGATGAAGGCCGacctaaaaaaaattgtcatgttTTTTCAATCCATTGTGTGCatacaaaatttgcttaaccctttgaatgccgaCCAacgcgttttgccaacaagtcctagacgttgtattttgagtgtgtaaaaaataaacaagaatacttcCCAAGTACATacaagataaagtaaaaatgcattgaacatgggtcgagTAATCcgtttcaatgtttataaagactggtttacatcgaaatttctgaatttattaaccattcgatggaaatccctgaatattttagattgtggcttggcatttagattatgagcattacattttaacaacaatgaagaagatggaactagttttggtataatacattcattaatagacttttgtttattttatattgttgcaagatatattagagaggctaaacacacctttacaaaactcgaaatcctcggcagtagttatctagggtttgttcggataagctacaatttttatacctgatttctattggatttctaaattctagttggaaatgttgcgagctttcaacagaaaagacgtcagcactcaaagggttagaAAGATTGTAAgcataatttttcattatatatctgattcgctgtcaaattttaagattttgaaaatgttttaatcTTAAATACACAAAAGTTTCCCAACTTGGGAATACCCAAGGATGGGTAAAACATTTGGAAATGGGCTGCTGAAGGTGACGCGAGTCAAAAAAAGGTTCAAAGTCGCTGttttataagattataaaacgCATTAAAAAGCTTGTATGAAAAAACCCACTTCAAAAAACTATGTGACCCAAATTTACCTTCTTTTCGAGCAAAAATCCTTCATCCAAGAACGATTCCTCCAACAGACCTCCCTTGATTTTGATAACCTGAATGGATTGAAGATTTCCGGTGCCTTTTAATCTTAAAACGGCATCGACTGCCAAATTCGAGAAATATCTAAACAAAAACACAATCCATTAGATAATTTGCAATACTTTTATGtacgttgaaaataaaaaaaaataaaaatcgcacTCTTTGTGTTGAGAAAGAATCTTTGAACTAAGTGTAGTACGAGCTATATTCATCAGATCTTTTCTGAATTCAACCGAGTCAACCGCATGATTTTTTGCTGACTTTTCTAAAGCAGTACGAGCAGTTTGTGCGGCCAGCCTCCACCCTGTGATGATAGTCTGCGGATGAATTTTTTGTTCAATGAGCTTTTCAGCCTCACGTAAAAGTTCAGCAGctgaaataaatcaatacattaaaaaaaacgaatacttaaaatacatacataaaaaatcaattatatatagTACCTAAGACTGTAACGGAAGTTGTGCCGTCTCCAAACTCATCGTCTTGAGTCTTTGACATATCGACGAGAATCTTCGCAGCTGGATTATCAACTCCTATGGACTTTAAAATTGTCGCTCCGTCATTTGTCACTTCGACCTGaaatagaaattaaattatagtatttcaatgtaaaattataaGGAAATGAATCGGCtgtataatccttaaaaatTAAACTTACTGTGCCTGCATTTCTGCCGTACGATACGAGAATTTTGTCCATTCCTTTTGGTCCCAATGTGCTCTTGACGAGATCACCGATAGCTATGGCTCCGATGAAACTCGACATGCGAGCAATTTCGCCTTTCTCTTCTTCCGCTTCATTCTTCAACACTTGAACTGGATTTAACGAAACCTGAAAGCAACGATTTCAACAATCAGACAAAAAAGTTCAGCTACAGAAAGTatgtactgattttttttaacacaaaacaTGAACATCTTTAATTCAAAACTTTTTAAcgttacatataatacactgaTTTTTCTTAGCTTACTCTTCACTCTTTTTATTCATTTCCATGACTTGTCTTATGATAAATGACAtatctaatttaaaaatcaaaacttttccaatgatattttatgtatgtatgtatgtatattacattatgtattataaCCACAGTGAGGCTTTGGAGCTACCTGTCAAATCAAtagtactgatttttttttaaataaaataatattgtataaaaataatattagattaattaaaataaaatatcattagtagttagtatatatatatatatatatatatatatatatatatatatatatatatatatatatatatatatatatatatatatatatatatatatatatatatatatatatatatatatatatatatatatatatatatatatatatatatatatatatatatatatatatatatatatatatatatatatatatatatatatatatatatttttttaagataagaatatcagaaataatatttttttctaatttgagATTTAAATTGAAACTTTTTGTCAAAAGATTTTGTAATTTTGTCTTTTGTATTGAATATTGTAACATACTGATATTTCTTTGGGGAACACTTGCACACTATCGGTGTTCTATGGAACAGTTTGGAAAAGTCTGATCTAGgatcattaatatatgtaagtatgacaTACAGAGAATttgataggtacatatacagAGAATATGCAGGGCCATtgaagaataatataaaatataaccattgtcaaaaagtttaattaaaaaaaaatcatttttattttaataatattaaagacAAATtactaaacaaaaataataattaaagaaatacCAGTCTGGCttttaagattttaaatattagcacTCTGGTCCTACTTATGACTcacagtaattttatttttaatgatttctatatataaccagcagaatagtctagtggttagcatacaatgctttgaacagagtggtcacgagttcaaatcccactggtttctgctggtcagaccttggatttgtgactccaggtcgatcatttcctatcagagtttgccaacttgtctgattttcattgaaacggttccaacaaattgacaaacttacccattttctcgcaaaacctcgagttttcagcggttcggtgattactagtcaaatgtgaaccggtcacaggacaaccggttgctctagatcggtcacatgtgatcacccgtcatACTTAAACTGTTCACACCccaaaatcggtcacgagaaaactggttgaccgattttagggtgtgaccagttttagtgtgacgggtgatcacgtgtgactgatctagagcaaccggttgtcctgtgaccggttcacatttgactagcaATCACCGACAGAATATGTGAAACATATAGACGTTCCGGACAGAATATGTAAAACATATTCTGTCCAGAATGTTGTTTTCAGTCAGAAGATACGACGATGTCGATCACCAGCTTCGTACTTCTCATGCTGGGCATGCACGAAGACGTGCAGCTAAAAGTCTGGCAAGAACAAGTGCAAATTTTGGGTTCGAACGGGAGCCCGAACTTTCAGATCGAAACGCACCACCTCAAGGACATGAAATATCTCCAAATGGTGATCGAAGAAACGCTGCCACTATTACCAATAGCCCCGTTAATAATCAGAAAGGTCATCAAAGACGTGGACatcggtatatatgtaaatgacaaACCACCACTCTCTCTAATGTCGATCAAAAGTTGACGGCACTTACTACATTGCAGGATCCGTCACATTGAAGAAAGACATGAACCTAATGATAAACATATACTCAATGCACCGAGACGAAAGCATCTGGTCCGAGCCGGAAAAATTCAACCCGTTAAGATTTACTCCCAAAGAGAAATCAAAGCGTAATCCATACTCGTATGTTCCATTCAGCGCGGGATTCCGAGGATGCATCGGCAAACCGTTGCATTCGTCACCATCAAGTGCATGTTGAGCCACATCGTAAGACGATACACCGTATTCAGTGATTGGAAGATAGACGATATCGTATTGGAAACGGACATATCGGTACGGTCGACAAACGGATATTGGATTCAAATCAAAGCACATGAGTAGTGTATGGTGTGAATGTAATGTCGGTTAAAAGTTGACGGCACATTGCAGGATCTGTCACATTGAAGACGTGATATAATAtttctgaccaggaaggcgcattggggttacctgttaagagggctgaacaccagcgccttgtctatacaaacgtattacacttctcccttcctcgattatggcactagagaaattattttttactatgctatggatatccaccattggcacgcatctgtgcttttattttttatatgagctaggagccaccaaacatctataaaatcgcctcctttttacacccacgaaaagagtccagcttgcttatttaacggtcgattttaaaaaaaatacgcgcacagttgcatagcaaatatctttcttatactgatgatgaaatttttttttaacattggtccagtttcggaggagaaaattggagaatacgaaacctcgatttcgtcgatttaaaatacgtattatctggtcgaagtgcaactgtcgcattcactcaatatatatatcgaagaaaggaacggcaacaaaattaaggtttcgggtgtacagccctcttaactgtTTGCcggcggccgtcttctatggaagttttgggcgacaagtctgtagcgcggctgtcttcgatagaatttctgaattttgcatgggattttgagccttatatgcgcctatttcaactgttttaaggttcaaaattggttgaatatattaccgagagttgaatgccatctattcaatttgtttaaaatgaatatataccagtcaaaattagtattTTGTGGAACCGTACTGAAACCTCgattatgtgacgtcacgtctgttgaacaatggcgacgatacgtctcaattgtatgaagaatgattatttgacaattaagacGAAACTacgacatatattatgtattgtattgtttaaaataatactttatgtgttaattaacatatctggttacttgagtatatattaaaatctgtatttaaggtcgaaaagtCGATTACCAAATTGGCGAAAAAGGTGCCTCgcacagggcttgttcgctatatttgttgccgcgggcaaagggttaagccttcttggtatagattaaaaatgaataaaattaaattaaaatataaattgaaagtaAGAAAATCAGAACGTTCTGAACAgaatatgttaaatatatttttaatttatcgaacACAAATAGTATACAGTATATACACTTATATTCATTATTTGTTtgctttcataaataaaaaatatttttgttaaatttgataaatgtaAATCTAATctttttatcaaataaaatttttatttcatacaaaataattaaatttttcttttaaattttaaatgtgattATAATTGAATACAGTATTGAGACAGTCGGGGTGTAAATCGGGGTGTGAATTCCAGGGCATAATGAAGTAGTTTGAGAGTGTTTAGAAAACATGTGCAGAGTGTGAGTGAGTACACAATATGTCATACACAATGGAAACGTCTAGAAGACACGAGGTAGAGCAGTGTGGGCGTTGACGAAGCGTGAATGAATGGACGAATGGACGAATGGACGAATGGATGAATGGATGAATGGGACGATTACGAAGAGACGAGTACGAAGAGGAGGAGATGTGCTCACCATGATTAAGCTTGGATGAGTTGATGAGGCTCTCGGAGAGGAGTGACTTAACCTCACAATGCAACTCCACAAAGGCAAGTGAATTCACGCTATTGGCCACAACCACTGCTGCCAACACACTCCCACCCCACACTCACACTCACACTCACACTCCTCGTGACAATCGTTCACGTTTCACCGTTCGATcaaataatgagatgggcatGCAGGTcatgagggagcgaaatgcaaggcgatgcagggtatatcctcaatatttaatcgccatagttcttctTAATcttaactcaaaataaaataaaattatatctatgCTTCACCtctatggaataacgcctcaaatactaacccttccaagctccaagtaatacaaaataaatccctaaaaataatttataatacacccatatacatacatatactaacttgaaaaaactgcatgccatatataatattccgtctgttacagacattactaacaaactaatcagtagattctatgacagaatcactaataaccatactaacacacttgtgaagagtctcggtgattacaacaaaatgtctttacccttcaggtataaacacacattacctaaacacaacctGCTTtaaatcgtcgactttagaaagtatttaattaatattatgtattaaatttattatgagcatttataataattgtaaataggtttctgtgctatttttcctattatgctgtacataaacatttgaataatataatactatgattactaaccaaattaaattaaattgtaaaatagaaaatgatcagtagatcagtagctattaaaatagatataagatgtattgtgaacataatttcgtaataataaaaagcatttaaaaatcaaaaaaaaaatatgtctcgtgatagattttttttgattcagagggctttgcattttaataataatgaagaagatgatactagcgaaaataatgaataaatataggtacTGTATAGCGTGCTTTATTCAAGATGCGGGTAGACGCGCCTTCCAAGAAATGTCTAGACCTCCACACTGTCAAAACATTTGTGAGAcagctattttataaaatatcagcatAGCACGGATTCTAGCTCAGCATTGAGAGTGTTAAAAATTAATCTTAATGAGCTGTATTTCGTTTTTTATGTAATTGGCCAGGTAGgcacattgggatttacctgttaggccttcctggtatgtgtatataaaaataaaaataatatgctgtgaagcgattttggcctttcatttggatcctgaaaccacccttacgcaacaatatttgtgaaaatacacattttgcaaaaaaattgcGTTTAATagttttaagtaaaatattacaaataaacaaaaacagtaaaatatcgtaatatttatttataagtgaataatataaacagcttactGACAAAGCGCTTAAATTTATGTTGTTATTTGTTAGCACTGTACTGATTGAGAGAGCtgtctcttcatatatttttataaaagacaaatatgTATAGAAATAGATTGAAGACTTAGGGATATATCTCGCAAGTTCCTCGAAACAAGCAcaaggatctcattaaatttattttataaggagatttaatttagaaaagaaaaaatattataattgaaattttgtgattttgttTAAACCATTTATCTGTAATAGAAGTATGAtgaaatagtagataaatatattaaacttggagcatattataattgtgactccgcaaattactttttttccacaaaatttcttaacaaaacagatccattgcgtctaccctgtcttcacattccttaccatgcaaatactatacatataattacacttgcaataacaaatttcatgaaatacaatctaTTTTAtgtggtggtacaatttagcgtaatgTACTAACAAGTGGCGCTTGGCATTGTTATTATCTATGTTTATTTTCCATTTAATCTTGTTTTTGGCTTTAAATTACTGTTCTTAGTGTTATTAGATCGCCGCCAGTAATTTCAAAAGTAGATCGCCCGTAGTGATTAGATGTTTGGCCACCCATGATATATGTACACCGACTAGGGATACTTCAAATATTCCTCAAATcaattattcgaatatcgaatattaaaattatgaaatattcaagTATTCGAATATGTGTATTATCCTGTTTACCAAAAAATTGTATagctgaaaatcttgatttttcagctttaataaatgttattacaaaaaatatttgtcaatACATGAATCAAATATACAAATGATGGAACACATTTTCATGTAGTGATTGGTTTAATGAATAATGATTTAGATCACAAAATAAACCTTCAAATTTCTTGATATTCGAAAAACTagattttctcaaaacaagaaTTTTGACTCCCACCTCCCACTACTGACAATATGTTGAAACTTGCCAATTGGGAAATGAAGAAaagaagaaattattttttaaatacatatttacttttattgatAAATCACAATAAGAACTCGAATATaagatttttcagtaaatgattttgaacaaatttcacacttataAGGTTTATTAACC
This window contains:
- the CCT2 gene encoding chaperonin containing TCP1 subunit 2, yielding MVSLNPVQVLKNEAEEEKGEIARMSSFIGAIAIGDLVKSTLGPKGMDKILVSYGRNAGTVEVTNDGATILKSIGVDNPAAKILVDMSKTQDDEFGDGTTSVTVLAAELLREAEKLIEQKIHPQTIITGWRLAAQTARTALEKSAKNHAVDSVEFRKDLMNIARTTLSSKILSQHKEYFSNLAVDAVLRLKGTGNLQSIQVIKIKGGLLEESFLDEGFLLEKKVGLHQPQRVENANILIANTPMDTDKIKVFGSTIKVDSMAKIAELEIAEKEKMKEKVNKILAHKCNLFINRQLIYNYPEQLFADAGVMAIEHADFQGIERLALVTGGEIVSTFDSPGKVKLGHCEVVEQVMIGEETLIRFGGVSLGQACTVVVRGATQQIIDEAERSLHDALCVLAATVRNADVVYGGGCSEMLMAAAVDTMASTTPGKESVAAEAFARALRQLPTAIADNAGYDSSLLISQLRAEHALGKNTAGLDMEGGKIGCMESLGIMESFAVKCQVLLSAAEAAEMILRVDNIIKAAPRKRVPDRRPC
- the LOC143918836 gene encoding cytochrome P450 4C1-like codes for the protein MMMTLAIILATAVAIYVLYKRSRRDMYELAAKLHGPETVPLIGNALIFAVPQKELLRKFVSVDVLYESPTRYWLGPQLYVSIDKPEHVQVILSTQTTIKGDVYKMISDCIGFGLIQSEGLKHKTHRKIMSLPLRDQVLEKYIDIFDSKGRECAVNLGKYVDGGYFDVVGEVEKTTMAVVCETILGVKMESNNAQNEHLIKIISGYTI
- the LOC143919194 gene encoding cytochrome P450 4V2-like, with protein sequence MLLLICHCRLYKSISERMYKIWIHPYVAFRFSKHYKIQKEGMENFNKFLNNVIDERTKAIQISKKSNPDEVSLDRLLEIKEENGENIFSREEIKEELITLFTASEDTTMTVTSFVLLMLGMHEDVQRKVWQEQVQVLGSNGSRNVQIETHHLKDMKYLQMVIEETLRLFPVAPLIIRKVIKDVDIGPVTLKKDVNLMINIYSMHRDESIWSEPNKFNPLRFTPEEKSKRNPYSYIPFSAGFRGCIGKPFAFVTFANRLHSSVHLEPHRKTIHHIQ